The following coding sequences are from one Streptomyces sp. NBC_00536 window:
- the prcA gene encoding proteasome subunit alpha, whose product MSTPFYVSPQQAMADRAEYARKGIARGRSLVVLQYADGIVFVGENPSRALHKFSEIYDRIGFAAAGKYNEYENLRIGGVRYADLRGYTYDREDVTARGLANVYAQTLGTIFSSAGEKPYEVELVVAEVGATASGDQIYRLPHDGSIVDEHGSVAVGGNAEQISTFLDQRHQDGMTLAEALKLAVQALSSQANGTDREIPADRLEVAVLDRTRAQQRKFKRIRGRQLSRLLEADVPAAAQVDAVSNDEEPEDAE is encoded by the coding sequence GTGTCGACTCCGTTCTATGTGTCACCCCAGCAGGCCATGGCGGACCGTGCGGAGTACGCGCGCAAGGGCATCGCCCGCGGTCGCAGCCTCGTCGTGCTGCAGTACGCCGACGGCATTGTGTTCGTCGGTGAGAACCCGTCCCGCGCGCTGCACAAGTTCAGCGAGATCTATGACCGCATCGGTTTCGCGGCGGCGGGGAAGTACAACGAGTACGAGAACCTGCGGATCGGTGGTGTGCGCTACGCGGATCTGCGCGGGTACACCTATGACCGTGAGGACGTGACGGCCCGTGGGCTGGCGAACGTCTACGCGCAGACGCTGGGCACGATCTTCTCCAGTGCGGGTGAGAAGCCGTACGAGGTGGAGCTGGTGGTCGCGGAGGTGGGTGCGACGGCGTCCGGTGACCAGATCTACCGGCTGCCGCACGACGGTTCGATCGTGGATGAGCACGGTTCGGTCGCGGTCGGTGGCAATGCCGAGCAGATCAGTACGTTCCTGGATCAGCGTCACCAGGACGGGATGACGCTGGCGGAGGCGTTGAAGCTGGCGGTGCAGGCGTTGTCGAGCCAGGCCAACGGGACGGACCGGGAGATTCCGGCGGACCGGCTGGAGGTGGCGGTGCTGGACCGGACGCGGGCGCAGCAGCGGAAGTTCAAGCGGATCCGTGGCCGTCAGCTGTCGCGTCTGCTGGAGGCGGATGTTCCGGCGGCGGCGCAGGTGGATGCCGTGTCGAATGATGAGGAGCCGGAGGACGCCGAGTAG
- a CDS encoding LacI family DNA-binding transcriptional regulator: MTRPTSRDVAHAAGVSQATVSLVLGDKWRGRVSERTAAHVRESAAHLGYRPNLAARNLRLGSTRTALLVVPALTNEFFARVYTGAARIAAEHGFGVVLYPSPDGTGPARDPFASARAALDGVIASSMAAHALEALGGDGLPLVMLDSDPTSGHAAAHVNLAIADGMRQVTEHLHALGHHRYLHLASAIDSWTFHVRAEALSRHLGPRAQLRTVRSALSVDAARAATEAALATPQDRPTAIICDDDILAAGACKAARRLGLRVPDDLSVTGFDDLALATAVEPELTTISLPAERVGEHGMSALLAVLDGTPWNAPDLPVTLVVRDSTAPPPHGT; encoded by the coding sequence GTGACGAGACCCACCAGCCGCGACGTCGCCCACGCCGCCGGGGTCTCCCAGGCCACCGTCTCCCTCGTCCTCGGCGACAAATGGCGCGGCCGCGTCTCCGAACGCACCGCCGCCCACGTCCGCGAAAGCGCCGCCCACCTCGGCTACCGCCCCAACCTCGCCGCCCGCAACCTCCGCCTCGGCAGCACCCGCACCGCCCTCCTCGTCGTCCCCGCCCTCACCAACGAATTCTTCGCCCGCGTCTACACCGGAGCCGCCCGCATCGCCGCCGAACACGGCTTCGGCGTCGTCCTCTACCCCTCCCCCGACGGCACCGGCCCCGCCCGCGACCCCTTCGCCTCCGCCCGCGCCGCCCTCGACGGAGTCATCGCCTCCTCCATGGCCGCCCACGCCCTCGAAGCCCTCGGCGGCGACGGCCTCCCCCTCGTCATGCTCGACAGCGACCCCACCTCAGGCCACGCCGCCGCCCACGTCAACCTCGCCATCGCCGACGGCATGCGCCAGGTCACCGAACACCTCCACGCCCTCGGCCACCACCGCTACCTCCACCTCGCCTCCGCCATCGACTCCTGGACCTTCCACGTCCGCGCCGAAGCCCTCAGCCGCCACCTGGGCCCCCGCGCCCAGCTGCGCACCGTACGCTCCGCCCTCAGCGTCGACGCCGCCAGAGCCGCCACCGAAGCCGCCCTGGCCACCCCCCAGGACCGGCCCACCGCCATCATCTGCGACGACGACATCCTCGCCGCCGGCGCCTGCAAAGCCGCCCGCCGCCTCGGCCTGCGCGTCCCCGACGACCTCTCCGTCACCGGCTTCGACGACCTCGCCCTCGCCACCGCCGTCGAACCCGAACTCACCACCATCAGCCTCCCCGCCGAACGCGTCGGCGAACACGGCATGAGCGCCCTCCTCGCCGTCCTCGACGGCACCCCCTGGAACGCCCCCGACCTCCCCGTCACCCTCGTCGTACGCGACTCCACCGCACCCCCGCCCCACGGCACCTGA
- a CDS encoding MFS transporter translates to MAAGYAELLRTRHAARLLVGTLIGRLPNGTAPIAIVLFTRAEGGSYSLAGALAAVYGVANAVGQPLLGRAVDLFGQPRIQLPAALVSALGMVWLALAGTGSAFSAYAAVVVAGLFTPPLEGGLRALWPGVLGGKEERVHAAYAMDAVAQEVMFTVGPLLVTLFVALWDPAVALLVINAIGVLGALSVVVSEPSRAWRSAPREAHWLGALRSRGLLALLGAFFFVGTALGSITVAGVAYADGHGGQAVYGWLMAALGLGALVGGVLYGARHWPGAPERRLRVLVALLAVCYLPLMLVPGAVAMTALAALAGVFLAPAIACAFIVVDRHAPTGTVTEAFSWLVTFFGVGAAIGTAVAGPAVELGGTASGFAVASVAGAAALLVLMTTQRVLAAPASGAGGSASGGASGGASGGVPDGASDENDRNAALELGFRTQQKA, encoded by the coding sequence ATGGCCGCGGGATACGCGGAGCTGCTCAGGACCCGGCATGCGGCGAGGCTGCTGGTGGGGACCCTGATAGGCAGGCTGCCCAACGGCACCGCTCCGATCGCGATCGTGCTGTTCACCCGGGCCGAGGGTGGCAGCTACAGCCTCGCGGGGGCCCTGGCGGCGGTGTACGGGGTGGCGAACGCGGTGGGTCAGCCATTGCTGGGGCGGGCGGTGGACCTGTTCGGGCAGCCGCGGATCCAGCTGCCGGCCGCGCTGGTCTCGGCGCTGGGCATGGTGTGGCTGGCTCTGGCGGGCACGGGGTCGGCGTTCTCGGCGTACGCGGCCGTGGTGGTGGCGGGGCTCTTCACGCCGCCGCTGGAGGGCGGGTTGCGGGCGCTGTGGCCGGGGGTGCTGGGCGGCAAGGAGGAGCGGGTGCACGCCGCGTACGCGATGGACGCGGTGGCGCAGGAGGTGATGTTCACGGTCGGTCCGCTGCTGGTGACGCTGTTCGTCGCGCTGTGGGATCCGGCGGTGGCGCTGCTGGTGATCAATGCGATCGGGGTGCTGGGCGCGCTGTCCGTGGTGGTGAGCGAGCCTTCTCGTGCCTGGCGTTCCGCGCCGCGCGAGGCGCACTGGCTGGGGGCGCTGCGTTCGCGCGGGCTGCTGGCGTTGCTGGGTGCTTTCTTCTTCGTGGGGACGGCGCTGGGTTCGATCACGGTGGCGGGGGTCGCGTACGCCGACGGGCACGGTGGTCAGGCGGTGTACGGGTGGCTGATGGCGGCGCTGGGGCTGGGTGCGCTGGTGGGTGGTGTGCTCTACGGCGCCCGGCACTGGCCGGGTGCGCCCGAGCGGCGGCTGCGGGTGCTGGTGGCGTTGCTGGCGGTGTGTTATCTGCCGCTGATGCTGGTTCCGGGTGCGGTGGCGATGACGGCGCTGGCGGCGTTGGCCGGGGTGTTCCTGGCGCCGGCGATCGCGTGTGCGTTCATCGTGGTGGACCGGCACGCTCCGACGGGGACGGTGACGGAGGCGTTCTCCTGGCTGGTGACGTTCTTCGGGGTGGGCGCCGCGATCGGTACGGCGGTGGCGGGTCCGGCGGTGGAGCTGGGGGGTACGGCGTCCGGTTTCGCGGTGGCGAGCGTGGCGGGGGCGGCGGCGCTGCTGGTGCTGATGACCACTCAGCGGGTGCTGGCCGCGCCCGCGTCCGGGGCTGGTGGGAGTGCTTCCGGCGGGGCCTCCGGTGGGGCCTCCGGCGGGGTGCCTGACGGGGCCTCGGATGAAAATGATCGGAACGCCGCTCTCGAACTCGGTTTCAGAACACAGCAGAAGGCGTAA
- the pafA gene encoding Pup--protein ligase yields the protein MDRRIFGLENEYGVTCTFRGQRRLSPDEVARYLFRRVVSWGRSSNVFLRNGARLYLDVGSHPEYATPECDNVTELVTHDKAGERILEGLLVDAERRLHEEGIAGDVYLFKNNTDSAGNSYGCHENYLVARHGEFSRLADILIPFLVTRQLICGAGKVLQTPRGAVYCVSQRAEHIWEGVSSATTRSRPIINTRDEPHADAERYRRLHVIVGDSNMSETTMLLKVGATDLVLRMIEAGTVMRDLTLENPIRAIREVSHDITGQRKVRLASGREASALEIQREYYDKAVDFAERRGIRTGVVDQVLELWGRTLDAIDAEDLDRIGTEIDWVMKYQLIERYRAKHNMTMSNPRVAQIDLAYHDIHRRRGLYYLLERKGQAARICNDLKIFEGKSVPPQTTRARLRGDFIRRAQEQRRDFTVDWVHLKLNDQAQRTVLCKDPFRSVDDRVEKLIAGM from the coding sequence ATGGACCGCCGCATTTTCGGGCTGGAGAACGAGTACGGCGTCACGTGCACGTTCAGGGGACAGCGCCGACTGTCTCCTGACGAAGTGGCGCGCTACCTCTTCCGCCGTGTCGTCTCATGGGGCCGCAGCAGCAATGTCTTCCTGCGGAACGGCGCCCGCCTGTACCTCGATGTGGGTTCGCATCCGGAATATGCAACTCCCGAATGCGACAACGTGACCGAACTGGTCACCCACGACAAGGCCGGCGAGCGCATTCTCGAAGGTCTGCTCGTCGACGCCGAACGCCGCCTGCACGAGGAGGGAATCGCGGGCGACGTCTACCTCTTCAAGAACAACACCGACTCGGCGGGCAATTCGTACGGCTGCCACGAGAACTACCTGGTGGCCCGGCACGGAGAATTCTCCCGCCTGGCGGACATCCTCATTCCGTTCCTCGTCACGCGCCAGCTGATCTGTGGTGCGGGCAAGGTACTGCAGACCCCCCGGGGCGCGGTCTACTGCGTGAGTCAGCGGGCCGAGCACATCTGGGAGGGCGTCAGTTCCGCGACGACCCGGTCGCGGCCCATCATCAACACCAGGGACGAGCCGCACGCGGACGCCGAGCGTTACCGGCGCCTGCATGTGATCGTCGGCGACTCGAACATGTCCGAGACGACGATGCTGCTGAAGGTCGGCGCGACCGATCTGGTGCTGCGCATGATCGAGGCGGGCACGGTGATGCGTGACCTGACGCTGGAGAACCCGATCCGGGCGATCCGGGAGGTCAGCCACGACATCACGGGGCAGCGCAAGGTGCGTCTGGCCAGTGGCCGGGAGGCCTCGGCGCTGGAGATCCAGCGGGAGTACTACGACAAGGCCGTGGACTTCGCCGAGCGGCGGGGCATCCGCACCGGGGTGGTCGACCAGGTCCTGGAGCTGTGGGGCCGTACGCTCGACGCGATCGACGCGGAGGATCTGGACCGGATCGGCACGGAGATCGACTGGGTCATGAAGTACCAGCTGATCGAGCGGTACCGGGCCAAGCACAACATGACCATGTCGAACCCGCGGGTCGCTCAGATAGACCTCGCGTATCACGACATCCACCGGCGGCGCGGTCTGTACTACCTGCTGGAGCGCAAGGGGCAGGCGGCGCGGATCTGCAACGACCTCAAGATCTTCGAGGGGAAGTCGGTGCCGCCGCAGACGACGCGGGCGCGGTTGCGCGGTGACTTCATCCGGCGGGCGCAGGAGCAGCGGCGGGACTTCACCGTCGACTGGGTGCACCTGAAGCTGAACGACCAGGCGCAGCGCACGGTGCTGTGCAAGGACCCGTTCCGGTCGGTGGACGACCGGGTGGAGAAGCTGATCGCCGGGATGTGA
- a CDS encoding diacylglycerol kinase: MMAEITLFVNPTAGRGRGAHAAQPAASALREAGFSVRTVVGTDAADALVRLRAAVREGTGAVIAVGGDGMVSLALQAVAGTLVPLGVVAVGTGNDFARATGLPVRAPAEAGRLAARVLKEGRFREIDLGRVAGRWYGTVLCSGFDSRVNDRGNRMRWPVGRFKYDLAMLAELAAFRPFPYRITLDDGPVIETEATLVAVGNGSSYGGGMRICPDARPDDGLFDVTVVGDCSRSTLLKVFPRVYKGTHTGHPKVSVHRAAKVTVESAGITAYADGEPVGPLPVTAECVPAAVRLLS, from the coding sequence GTGATGGCAGAGATCACCCTCTTCGTCAATCCCACCGCCGGACGCGGCCGGGGCGCGCACGCCGCGCAGCCGGCCGCTTCCGCGCTCCGGGAGGCAGGTTTCTCGGTGCGGACGGTCGTCGGCACCGATGCCGCGGACGCCCTGGTCCGGCTGCGCGCGGCCGTCCGCGAGGGGACCGGTGCGGTGATCGCGGTCGGCGGGGACGGGATGGTCTCGCTGGCCCTGCAGGCCGTGGCGGGCACGCTGGTGCCCCTCGGGGTGGTCGCGGTGGGCACCGGCAACGATTTCGCGCGGGCGACGGGGCTGCCCGTACGGGCGCCCGCCGAGGCCGGCCGGCTGGCGGCGCGGGTCCTCAAGGAGGGCCGGTTCCGGGAGATCGACCTGGGGCGGGTGGCCGGGCGCTGGTACGGGACGGTGCTGTGCTCCGGCTTCGACTCGCGGGTCAACGACCGGGGCAACCGGATGCGCTGGCCGGTGGGGCGCTTCAAGTACGACCTGGCGATGCTCGCCGAGCTGGCGGCCTTCCGGCCCTTCCCCTACCGGATCACCCTGGACGACGGCCCGGTCATCGAGACCGAGGCCACGCTGGTGGCCGTCGGCAACGGGTCCTCGTACGGCGGCGGGATGCGGATCTGCCCGGACGCGCGGCCCGACGACGGGCTCTTCGACGTCACCGTGGTCGGCGACTGCTCCCGGTCCACCCTGCTGAAGGTCTTCCCGAGGGTCTACAAGGGAACGCACACCGGTCACCCGAAGGTGAGCGTCCACCGGGCCGCGAAGGTGACCGTGGAGTCCGCGGGGATCACCGCCTACGCGGACGGGGAGCCGGTGGGGCCGCTGCCCGTGACCGCGGAGTGCGTGCCCGCTGCGGTGCGGCTCCTGTCATAA
- a CDS encoding helix-turn-helix transcriptional regulator, translated as MAANAIDQTRRMLSLVTYLRERPGAHVADVARAFGITEDELISDLDVLPMCGTSFRGGDLLDIDTDGERIWWRNPDASGESTAEPLRLAADEATALLVAARAVATLPGLRESDRDALLRATAKLEAAAGEVAGASSRLSVTFESEGGVFADVDRAIAERRRVWLRYYSPARDELTERTVDPIRLFAVGHTYMEGWCHLSEARRTFRLDRVAEIRLLDERAEPPAIEPRDLSVGLVQPAAGDPEVVIEVGPGGRWVAEYYPHDSAEELADGGLRITLRTPDPASLRRLGLRLGGDGRIVSPAAVSDSARRAAREALAGYGEEV; from the coding sequence ATGGCTGCCAACGCCATTGACCAGACCCGACGGATGCTGTCGCTGGTGACCTATCTGCGCGAGCGCCCCGGGGCGCACGTCGCGGACGTCGCGCGCGCCTTCGGGATCACGGAGGACGAGCTGATCTCGGACCTCGACGTGCTGCCCATGTGCGGTACGAGCTTCCGCGGCGGGGACCTGCTCGACATCGACACCGACGGCGAGCGCATCTGGTGGCGCAACCCGGACGCGTCGGGGGAGTCGACCGCCGAGCCGCTGCGGCTGGCCGCCGACGAGGCCACGGCGCTGCTGGTGGCCGCGCGCGCGGTCGCCACCCTGCCGGGGCTGCGGGAGAGCGACCGGGACGCGCTGCTGCGGGCCACCGCGAAGCTGGAGGCCGCGGCGGGCGAGGTGGCCGGGGCCAGCTCGCGGCTGTCGGTGACCTTCGAATCGGAGGGCGGGGTCTTCGCGGACGTCGACCGGGCGATCGCGGAGCGCCGCCGGGTGTGGCTGCGGTACTACTCGCCGGCCCGGGACGAGCTGACCGAGCGGACCGTGGACCCGATCCGGCTGTTCGCGGTGGGGCACACCTACATGGAGGGGTGGTGCCACCTCTCGGAGGCCCGGCGCACCTTCCGGCTCGACCGGGTCGCCGAGATCCGGCTGCTGGACGAGCGGGCGGAGCCGCCGGCGATCGAGCCGCGCGACCTGTCCGTGGGTCTCGTACAGCCCGCGGCGGGGGATCCCGAGGTCGTGATCGAGGTGGGGCCCGGTGGCCGCTGGGTCGCCGAGTACTACCCGCACGACAGCGCGGAGGAGCTGGCGGACGGGGGGCTGCGGATCACCCTGCGCACCCCCGATCCGGCGTCGCTGCGCCGGCTGGGCCTGCGGCTCGGCGGGGACGGGCGGATCGTGTCGCCCGCCGCCGTGTCGGACAGTGCGCGCCGGGCGGCGCGCGAGGCACTGGCCGGGTACGGAGAAGAGGTCTGA
- the tatA gene encoding Sec-independent protein translocase subunit TatA gives MGNLKPLEILLIIAVIFLLFGAKKLPDMARSLGKSARILKSEAKAMKKEGEAEDAAAAAAAAPAAPADQAPQTAPRTIQAAPGDVTSARPVSEPNRSTQA, from the coding sequence ATGGGCAATCTGAAGCCTCTTGAGATCCTCCTGATCATCGCCGTGATCTTCCTGCTGTTCGGTGCGAAGAAGCTGCCGGACATGGCCCGCTCGCTGGGCAAGTCCGCCCGCATCCTCAAGAGCGAGGCCAAGGCGATGAAGAAGGAGGGCGAGGCCGAGGACGCCGCCGCGGCTGCCGCCGCCGCGCCCGCGGCCCCCGCCGACCAGGCCCCGCAGACGGCTCCGCGCACCATCCAGGCCGCGCCCGGTGACGTCACCAGCGCCCGTCCGGTCAGCGAGCCGAACCGCTCCACCCAGGCCTGA
- a CDS encoding helix-turn-helix transcriptional regulator, which translates to MAIAKAERLMNLALCLLGTRRPLSKRELRGSIEAYLEAGNDESFNRMFERDKDDLRELGLVIETVESLDGDIGYLARRDSNRLPAVSLDAEEAAALGVAAKVWQQARLAGAASGALQKLRAGGMPEAGDPYDGQHSAIEPRIPVHEAAFEPLMLACRDRRPVVFDYRKSNAAHPATRQVEPWALECWRGHWYLAGFDRDRGAERVFRLSRITGKVRSRAGKYTAEVPDVVTVRETVASWAGDTADRSALIRLRAGAGYPLRARATAVREGADGWDELEIPYGHGLDAWLVEFGPDVVVVEPADLRADVVDRLRAVAKG; encoded by the coding sequence ATGGCGATTGCCAAGGCCGAGCGGCTGATGAACCTGGCGCTGTGTCTGCTGGGGACGCGCCGGCCGCTCAGCAAGCGCGAGTTGCGGGGGTCCATCGAGGCCTATCTGGAAGCCGGCAACGACGAATCCTTCAACCGGATGTTCGAGCGGGACAAGGACGATCTGCGCGAGCTGGGTCTGGTCATCGAGACCGTCGAGAGCCTCGACGGGGACATCGGTTACCTGGCCCGCCGTGACAGCAACCGGCTGCCCGCCGTGTCCCTGGACGCGGAGGAGGCGGCCGCGCTGGGCGTGGCCGCCAAGGTGTGGCAGCAGGCCCGTCTCGCGGGTGCGGCCAGTGGCGCGCTGCAGAAGCTGCGGGCCGGGGGCATGCCGGAGGCGGGGGACCCGTACGACGGCCAGCACAGTGCGATCGAGCCGCGCATCCCGGTCCACGAGGCGGCCTTCGAGCCGCTGATGCTGGCCTGCCGGGACCGGCGGCCGGTGGTCTTCGACTACCGCAAGTCCAATGCGGCGCACCCGGCGACCCGCCAGGTGGAGCCGTGGGCGCTGGAGTGCTGGCGCGGTCACTGGTACCTCGCCGGGTTCGACCGGGACCGCGGGGCGGAGCGGGTGTTCCGGCTCTCCCGGATCACCGGCAAGGTGCGTTCGCGGGCCGGGAAGTACACGGCCGAGGTGCCGGACGTGGTGACGGTGCGGGAGACCGTGGCGAGCTGGGCCGGGGACACCGCGGACCGCTCGGCGCTGATCCGGCTGCGGGCGGGCGCGGGTTACCCGCTGCGGGCCCGGGCCACTGCCGTGCGCGAGGGCGCCGACGGCTGGGACGAGCTGGAGATCCCGTACGGTCACGGGCTGGACGCCTGGCTCGTGGAGTTCGGGCCGGACGTGGTGGTGGTGGAGCCCGCGGACCTGCGGGCCGATGTGGTGGACCGGCTGCGCGCCGTGGCCAAAGGCTGA
- a CDS encoding FKBP-type peptidyl-prolyl cis-trans isomerase, with protein sequence MRRIAGLLVVPLLLLSTAACGSDDKGSDSAEMKNGVPAITKGAKFGEEPTLSKGKGTPPKELKAEVLSEGKGPALKKGDAAQVNYLGQVWDSAEPFDKSFGRPAPFDLTIGAGGVIKGWDQGLEGKKVGSRVELVIPPALGYGETGSGDKIKPNATLVFVVDIVKGISIPASATGKEVPQDNKDLPKIGTNTDGKEVSVAVPKDVTPPAKLVSEYVLEGDGAVVKDSDSVAVRFNGKTWKDDKTFESTYTTGTSVTWPMAQMSVKGLKDGIVGKKVGSRLLLVIPPGDGFGDKEQGTIPANSTLVFSLDIVAVT encoded by the coding sequence GTGCGCCGAATTGCCGGCCTGCTTGTCGTCCCCCTTCTGCTGCTGTCGACAGCGGCCTGTGGCAGCGACGACAAGGGCTCCGACTCCGCCGAGATGAAGAACGGGGTGCCCGCGATCACGAAGGGCGCCAAGTTCGGGGAAGAACCCACCCTCTCGAAGGGCAAGGGAACCCCGCCCAAGGAACTGAAGGCGGAGGTGCTCAGCGAGGGCAAGGGCCCGGCGCTGAAGAAGGGTGACGCGGCGCAGGTGAACTACCTGGGCCAGGTCTGGGACAGTGCGGAGCCGTTCGACAAGAGCTTCGGCCGCCCGGCCCCCTTCGACCTGACCATCGGTGCGGGCGGCGTCATCAAGGGCTGGGACCAGGGTCTCGAAGGCAAGAAGGTCGGCAGCCGTGTCGAGCTGGTGATCCCGCCCGCGCTCGGTTACGGCGAGACGGGTTCCGGCGACAAGATCAAGCCGAACGCGACGCTGGTCTTCGTCGTCGACATCGTCAAGGGGATCAGCATCCCGGCTTCGGCCACGGGCAAGGAAGTCCCCCAGGACAACAAGGACCTGCCCAAGATCGGTACGAACACGGACGGCAAGGAGGTGTCGGTCGCGGTTCCCAAGGACGTGACCCCGCCCGCCAAGCTGGTCTCGGAGTACGTGCTGGAGGGTGACGGCGCGGTCGTGAAGGACAGCGACAGCGTGGCGGTCCGGTTCAACGGCAAGACGTGGAAGGACGACAAGACCTTCGAAAGCACGTACACCACCGGCACGTCGGTGACCTGGCCGATGGCCCAGATGTCGGTGAAGGGCCTCAAGGACGGCATCGTCGGCAAGAAGGTCGGCAGCCGCCTCCTGCTGGTGATCCCGCCGGGCGACGGCTTCGGTGACAAGGAGCAGGGCACCATCCCGGCGAACTCGACGCTGGTCTTCAGCCTCGACATCGTCGCCGTGACCTGA
- a CDS encoding FKBP-type peptidyl-prolyl cis-trans isomerase — MRSSSVSDKLEKPEIDFPGGDVPTDLVIEDIWLGDGAEAKAGSNIKVHYVGVAFSTGEEFDASWNRGEPLPFTLGVGQVIKGWDQGVQGMKVGGRRKLTIPAHLAYGDRGAGRAIKPGETLIFVCDLMAA; from the coding sequence ATGAGGAGCAGTTCCGTGAGCGACAAGCTCGAGAAGCCCGAGATCGATTTCCCCGGCGGCGATGTCCCCACCGACCTCGTGATCGAGGACATCTGGCTGGGCGACGGAGCCGAGGCCAAGGCTGGCTCCAACATCAAGGTCCACTACGTGGGCGTCGCGTTCTCCACCGGCGAGGAGTTCGACGCCTCGTGGAACCGTGGTGAGCCGCTTCCGTTCACCCTCGGTGTCGGTCAGGTCATCAAGGGCTGGGACCAGGGTGTCCAGGGCATGAAGGTCGGCGGCCGTCGCAAGCTGACGATCCCGGCCCACCTCGCCTACGGCGACCGTGGCGCGGGCCGGGCGATCAAGCCGGGCGAGACGCTGATCTTCGTGTGCGACCTGATGGCCGCCTGA
- the tatC gene encoding twin-arginine translocase subunit TatC has product MLKSARKQEKREKDAEGRMPLIEHLRELRNRLLKAVVAILVITIVAAFYYKHLIDFMLKPMLDSVGCTNGVVSQRNGRPCADMTVNGLIAPFSIALKVSLTAGVVLSAPVWLYQLWAFVAPGLHNHEKRYAIGFVAVGAPLFGTGAVLAYKILPQTAQILLEFTPDNARNLLPVDDYLDLVTRMVVVFGLAFELPLLLILLNVTGVLTAKRLASWWRIMVLGITIFAAFATPTGDPLTMMSLASPIIGLYFIALGICMLNDRRRKRRNPDADLDDDEASRLDLTPAPVGEIEQVAPPAALPGQDDGGRQRINGYDDAT; this is encoded by the coding sequence TTGCTCAAGTCTGCCCGAAAGCAGGAGAAGAGGGAGAAGGACGCCGAAGGGCGGATGCCTCTCATCGAGCACCTGCGTGAGCTGAGAAACCGCCTGCTGAAGGCGGTCGTGGCGATCCTCGTGATCACCATTGTGGCGGCCTTCTACTACAAGCATCTGATCGACTTCATGCTGAAGCCGATGCTGGATTCTGTGGGCTGTACCAACGGGGTGGTCTCGCAGCGAAACGGCCGGCCCTGCGCCGACATGACCGTGAACGGTCTCATCGCGCCGTTCTCGATCGCCTTGAAGGTCTCCCTCACCGCGGGCGTGGTGCTCTCCGCCCCGGTCTGGCTCTACCAGCTCTGGGCCTTCGTGGCTCCGGGCCTGCACAACCACGAGAAGCGGTACGCGATCGGGTTCGTGGCGGTCGGCGCGCCGCTCTTCGGCACCGGCGCGGTGCTCGCGTACAAGATCCTGCCGCAGACCGCGCAGATCCTGCTGGAGTTCACGCCCGACAACGCGCGCAACCTGCTGCCCGTCGACGACTACCTCGACCTGGTCACGCGCATGGTCGTCGTCTTCGGTCTGGCCTTCGAGCTGCCGCTGCTGCTGATCCTGCTGAACGTCACCGGGGTGCTCACCGCGAAGCGGCTGGCGAGCTGGTGGCGGATCATGGTCCTCGGCATCACGATCTTCGCGGCGTTCGCGACGCCCACCGGCGATCCGCTCACGATGATGTCGCTCGCCTCGCCGATCATCGGCCTCTACTTCATCGCGCTGGGCATCTGCATGCTGAACGACCGCAGGCGCAAGCGCAGGAACCCCGACGCGGACCTCGACGACGACGAGGCCTCGCGGCTGGACCTGACCCCGGCGCCCGTCGGCGAGATCGAGCAGGTCGCACCGCCCGCCGCACTGCCCGGCCAGGACGACGGCGGACGCCAGCGGATCAACGGTTACGACGACGCCACCTGA